A region from the Ananas comosus cultivar F153 unplaced genomic scaffold, ASM154086v1, whole genome shotgun sequence genome encodes:
- the LOC109705137 gene encoding acyl transferase 1-like, giving the protein MAPYNSLTFTARRSEAVLLAPAKPTPYELKPLSDIDDQRGLRFYRSGILFCRINPAHSDLDPAAITKRALAEALVYYYPLAGRLRAGPGDKLIVECTGEGAVFVEANADVRLDDFGPALSPPIPCSDQLLCEPESTSSDVVDRPLVYFQ; this is encoded by the coding sequence aTGGCACCGTATAACTCTCTCACATTCACCGCCCGCCGGAGCGAAGCCGTGCTCCTGGCGCCGGCAAAGCCGACGCCTTACGAGCTCAAGCCGCTCTCCGACATCGACGACCAACGCGGCCTGCGGTTCTACCGCTCCGGCATCCTCTTCTGCCGCATCAACCCTGCCCATTCCGATCTCGACCCGGCCGCCATCACAAAGCGGGCCCTCGCCGAGGCCCTCGTCTACTACTACCCCCTCGCGGGCCGGCTCCGTGCCGGCCCAGGCGATAAGCTAATCGTCGAGTGCACCGGCGAGGGCGCCGTCTTCGTGGAGGCCAACGCCGACGTCCGGCTCGACGACTTTGGCCCCGCGCTGAGCCCGCCGATCCCGTGTAGCGACCAACTACTCTGCGAGCCTGAGAGCACCTCTAGCGACGTCGTCGATCGGCCCTTGGTCTACTTTCAG